The following coding sequences lie in one Arthrobacter sp. SLBN-122 genomic window:
- the pgsA gene encoding phosphatidylinositol phosphate synthase has protein sequence MLNRHARGFFTALFTPLARWLLKIGVSPDAVTILGTAGVAAGALVFYPLGQLFWGTLFITAFIFSDVLDGIMARMQGVKSRWGNFLDSTLDRIADGALFAGVSIWFFTGGNNMAIAVSALLCLVLGMVVSYARAKAESLGFTANVGIAERAERLVSVLVITGLTGLGLPPAVLLVTLVLLAAASLITVVQRVISVRRQALAEPTPAD, from the coding sequence ATGCTGAATAGGCACGCCCGCGGATTCTTCACCGCGCTGTTTACCCCGCTCGCCCGCTGGCTCCTGAAGATCGGTGTCTCCCCGGACGCGGTAACCATCCTCGGCACCGCAGGGGTTGCGGCCGGGGCCCTGGTTTTCTACCCGCTGGGCCAGCTCTTTTGGGGCACCCTTTTCATCACGGCCTTCATCTTTTCCGACGTGCTGGACGGCATCATGGCGCGGATGCAGGGCGTGAAGAGCCGCTGGGGGAACTTCCTCGACTCCACCCTGGACCGGATTGCCGACGGTGCCCTGTTCGCTGGGGTGTCCATCTGGTTCTTTACCGGTGGCAACAACATGGCCATTGCCGTATCAGCCCTGCTCTGCCTTGTCCTGGGCATGGTAGTCTCCTACGCCCGGGCCAAAGCGGAGTCCCTGGGCTTCACGGCGAACGTCGGGATCGCAGAGCGGGCCGAACGCCTGGTCTCCGTCCTGGTCATCACCGGTCTCACCGGCCTCGGGCTCCCGCCGGCAGTGCTCCTCGTCACCCTGGTCCTCCTGGCGGCAGCCAGCCTCATTACCGTGGTCCAGCGCGTCATCTCGGTGCGGCGGCAGGCCTTGGCGGAACCGACGCCGGCTGATTAG